In the Paenibacillus sp. FSL H7-0357 genome, one interval contains:
- a CDS encoding aldo/keto reductase — MTETTAVTLRPLGQSLLSVSPLGLGCWQFSRGSGIVGRYWSNLKDADILDIVRVSLEGGMNWVDTAEIYGGGKSEEALAHALDQLQQEGSLHAKPLIATKWWPMLRTAKSISSTIDERLTCLGGRSIDLYQIHQPFSLSSIASEMKAMAGLVKDGKIRYAGVSNYSAQQMVEAHRILQQYGLTLVSNQVKYNLLHRKIDENGTMEAAKELGISIIAYSPLQQGILTGRFHKDPSQIRTVSRMRRMQSGLDEKSLARSKPLIDLLSVLAEKYGVTPGQIALNWLIHVHGDTVVAIPGASKVRHAEENIGAMSFQLVRDELEQLNEASWAALK, encoded by the coding sequence GTGACAGAGACAACAGCAGTAACTTTACGCCCCTTAGGCCAATCATTGTTATCCGTTTCACCGCTCGGACTGGGCTGCTGGCAGTTCAGCCGGGGAAGCGGAATCGTAGGAAGGTACTGGAGTAATCTTAAGGATGCAGATATCCTGGATATCGTGCGTGTCAGTCTGGAAGGCGGCATGAACTGGGTCGATACCGCAGAGATCTACGGCGGCGGTAAATCAGAAGAGGCGCTTGCCCATGCGCTGGATCAATTGCAGCAGGAGGGCAGTCTCCATGCCAAGCCGCTGATCGCTACCAAATGGTGGCCGATGCTCCGCACAGCGAAATCTATTTCATCTACAATTGATGAACGGCTCACCTGTCTGGGCGGGCGAAGCATCGATCTGTACCAGATTCACCAGCCGTTTTCCCTGTCCTCAATTGCCAGTGAAATGAAAGCGATGGCCGGTCTGGTCAAGGATGGCAAAATCCGTTATGCAGGGGTCAGCAACTATTCGGCCCAACAGATGGTGGAGGCGCACAGGATATTGCAGCAGTATGGTCTGACTCTGGTATCGAACCAGGTGAAATATAATTTGCTGCACCGGAAGATTGATGAGAATGGAACAATGGAAGCGGCAAAGGAGCTGGGCATATCCATCATTGCATACTCTCCGCTGCAGCAGGGGATTCTGACCGGACGTTTCCATAAGGATCCTTCACAGATCCGTACAGTTTCGAGGATGCGGCGGATGCAATCCGGACTGGATGAGAAGAGCCTGGCCCGCAGCAAGCCGCTGATTGATCTATTATCTGTTTTGGCCGAGAAATATGGAGTAACACCGGGCCAGATTGCCCTGAACTGGCTTATACATGTTCACGGGGATACAGTGGTCGCCATTCCGGGCGCTTCCAAGGTCCGTCATGCAGAAGAGAACATCGGGGCCATGAGTTTCCAGCTTGTTAGAGATGAGCTGGAGCAGCTGAATGAAGCTTCATGGGCAGCCTTGAAATAA